A genome region from Deinococcus seoulensis includes the following:
- a CDS encoding ABC transporter ATP-binding protein, producing the protein MSVVDVFKSFTSPSGGETRVLDDIDLDIRRGEFFSLLGPSGCGKTTLLRILAGFEAPDAGQVIIGGQDMTGVPPHLRNVNTVFQSYALFPHLSVQDNVAFGLKMKGVPAAQARTRVMQALERVRIADFASRRPDQLSGGQRQRVALARAIVNEPQVLLLDEPLSALDLKLRKELQVELANLQESLGMTFVFVTHDQEEALVMSDRIAVMNRGRVEQLGRAEELYERPRTAFVANFLGSSNLIEGTVLSVDGHEATVQTVHGPLRTTHGEGLRPGQNVTLSVRPEKLRMERDDETEGNEIRATVDDIVYTGAENQYLLRASGQQLVVFQLNADIGADEDFDYEEQVALYLPPDNLVVLEEA; encoded by the coding sequence GTGAGTGTCGTGGATGTCTTCAAGAGCTTCACGTCCCCGTCGGGCGGCGAGACACGCGTGCTGGACGATATCGACCTGGATATCCGCCGGGGCGAGTTCTTCAGCCTGCTGGGTCCCTCGGGCTGCGGCAAGACGACGCTGCTGCGCATCCTGGCGGGGTTCGAGGCGCCGGACGCCGGGCAGGTCATCATCGGCGGGCAGGACATGACGGGCGTGCCGCCGCACCTGCGGAACGTGAACACCGTCTTCCAGAGTTACGCGCTGTTCCCGCACCTGAGCGTGCAGGACAACGTGGCGTTCGGCCTGAAAATGAAGGGTGTGCCCGCCGCGCAGGCCCGCACCCGCGTCATGCAGGCGCTGGAGCGGGTGCGCATCGCGGATTTCGCCTCGCGCCGCCCGGATCAGCTGTCGGGCGGGCAGCGGCAGCGGGTGGCGCTGGCCCGCGCCATCGTGAACGAACCGCAGGTGCTGCTGCTCGACGAACCCCTCTCGGCACTGGACCTGAAACTGCGCAAGGAACTCCAGGTGGAACTCGCCAACCTGCAGGAGAGCCTGGGCATGACCTTCGTATTCGTCACTCACGACCAGGAGGAGGCGCTGGTCATGAGTGACCGGATTGCCGTCATGAACCGGGGCCGCGTGGAGCAACTGGGCCGCGCCGAGGAACTGTACGAGCGGCCCCGCACGGCATTCGTGGCGAACTTCCTGGGCAGCAGCAACCTGATCGAGGGCACCGTCCTGAGCGTGGACGGCCATGAGGCGACCGTGCAGACCGTGCACGGCCCGCTGCGCACCACGCACGGCGAGGGCCTGCGCCCCGGCCAGAACGTCACGCTGTCCGTCCGGCCCGAGAAACTGAGGATGGAACGCGACGACGAGACCGAAGGCAACGAGATCCGCGCCACCGTGGACGACATCGTGTACACCGGAGCCGAGAACCAGTACCTGCTGCGCGCCAGCGGCCAGCAGCTCGTGGTGTTCCAGCTGAACGCCGACATCGGCGCCGACGAGGACTTCGACTACGAGGAACAGGTCGCCCTGTACCTCCCGCCCGACAACCTCGTCGTGCTGGAAGAAGCATGA